A DNA window from Methylobacterium sp. NMS14P contains the following coding sequences:
- a CDS encoding class 1 fructose-bisphosphatase: MAISAAIGTPLETCLAQAVDANPALKDAAAVIAAVARSAVEISERIGRGALGGDLAAAGDHNSDGDVQKALDVIAHESVTAALQGAPVAEVASEEAEEVMRLDPDAPLAVAIDPLDGSSNIGVNMAVGMIFGIRPSIKDPANPLASFTTPGSTQIAAGFVTYGPATALILTLGDGTQSYVLDRAEGRFKLTSPAMSVPASAKEFAINASNARHWDAPVKAYIEDCQRGTEGPRDKDYNMRWLASLVADIQRVLTRGGVFLYPGDARKNYARGRLRLLYEVAPVAMLVEQAGGAATDGQTRILDLMATGIHERAPLVCGSTEEVACVATYYAGGKPDAGRSPLFGQRGLMRS, from the coding sequence ATGGCAATTTCAGCGGCGATCGGGACACCTCTCGAGACCTGCCTGGCGCAGGCCGTGGACGCCAATCCGGCGCTGAAGGACGCCGCCGCGGTGATCGCGGCCGTCGCGCGGTCGGCGGTGGAGATCAGCGAGCGGATCGGGCGCGGCGCGCTCGGCGGCGACCTCGCGGCGGCCGGCGATCACAACAGCGACGGCGACGTTCAGAAGGCCCTCGACGTCATCGCTCACGAGAGCGTGACCGCGGCGCTGCAGGGGGCCCCGGTCGCCGAGGTCGCCTCCGAGGAGGCCGAGGAGGTGATGCGGCTCGACCCGGACGCCCCGCTCGCCGTCGCCATCGACCCCCTCGACGGCTCCTCCAACATCGGCGTGAACATGGCCGTCGGCATGATCTTCGGCATCCGGCCGTCGATCAAGGATCCGGCGAACCCGCTAGCCTCGTTCACCACCCCCGGCTCGACGCAGATCGCCGCGGGCTTCGTCACCTACGGCCCGGCCACAGCGCTGATCCTGACGCTCGGCGACGGCACCCAGTCCTACGTGCTCGACCGCGCCGAGGGCCGGTTCAAGCTGACGAGCCCGGCCATGTCGGTGCCGGCCTCCGCCAAGGAATTCGCCATCAACGCCTCGAACGCCCGGCACTGGGACGCGCCGGTCAAGGCCTACATCGAGGATTGCCAGCGCGGCACCGAGGGGCCGCGCGACAAGGACTACAACATGCGCTGGCTCGCCTCGCTGGTGGCCGACATCCAGCGCGTGCTGACCCGCGGCGGCGTGTTCCTCTACCCGGGCGACGCCCGGAAGAACTACGCCCGCGGCCGCCTGCGGCTGCTCTACGAGGTCGCGCCCGTGGCCATGCTGGTCGAGCAGGCCGGCGGCGCGGCGACCGACGGCCAGACGCGGATCCTCGACCTCATGGCCACCGGGATCCACGAGCGGGCGCCGCTGGTCTGCGGCTCCACCGAGGAGGTGGCGTGCGTCGCCACCTACTACGCCGGTGGCAAGCCCGATGCCGGCCGCTCGCCGCTGTTCGGCCAGCGGGGCCTGATGCGCTCGTAG
- a CDS encoding LysR family transcriptional regulator — translation MRNLSLKQLQAVAAVARLGTMTRAAQELNVTSAALYARIRQLEEEAGLLLFDRTPGGLKPTDAGREMLWAIDSINTVLETCTDRLRTLRGAEGGRVALGVVSTAKYFAPQVIAGFVKKHPGVEISLSVRNRGQTVEALRGYEIDFALMGRPPRDFPIEAATFGPHPIVLIAPPGHPLAGRTDLNREDLADQPFFLREEGSGTRMVFEEFMSGVLVKRAPLDIDTGSNETIKQAVMAGLGIALLSVHSVAAELESGRLVLLNVRGLPIRRDWYAVRRADKVLGPAASAVWSYLMSEGARCLPGVAQSGLVLAGAKA, via the coding sequence ATGCGCAACCTCTCCCTCAAGCAGCTTCAGGCGGTCGCTGCCGTGGCCCGCCTCGGCACCATGACCCGGGCTGCGCAGGAGCTGAACGTCACCTCGGCCGCCCTCTACGCGCGCATCCGCCAGCTGGAGGAGGAGGCCGGGCTGCTGCTGTTCGACCGGACGCCAGGCGGCCTCAAGCCGACCGATGCCGGCCGCGAGATGCTCTGGGCGATCGACAGCATCAACACCGTGCTGGAGACCTGCACCGACCGGCTGCGCACCCTGCGCGGCGCGGAGGGCGGGCGCGTGGCGCTCGGCGTCGTCTCCACCGCCAAGTACTTCGCCCCGCAGGTGATCGCGGGCTTCGTCAAGAAGCATCCCGGCGTCGAGATCAGCCTGTCGGTGCGCAACCGCGGCCAGACCGTGGAGGCGCTGCGCGGCTACGAGATCGACTTCGCCCTGATGGGCCGCCCGCCCCGGGACTTCCCGATCGAGGCCGCCACCTTCGGGCCGCACCCGATCGTGCTGATCGCGCCGCCCGGCCACCCCCTGGCGGGCCGGACCGACCTGAACCGCGAGGACCTCGCGGACCAGCCGTTCTTCCTCCGCGAAGAGGGCTCGGGCACCCGCATGGTCTTCGAGGAGTTCATGAGCGGCGTCCTGGTCAAGCGGGCGCCGCTGGACATCGACACCGGGTCGAACGAGACCATCAAGCAGGCGGTGATGGCCGGGCTCGGGATCGCGCTGCTCTCGGTGCACTCCGTGGCGGCCGAGCTCGAGAGCGGGCGCCTCGTCCTCCTCAACGTCAGGGGCCTGCCGATCCGGCGCGACTGGTACGCGGTCCGGCGCGCCGACAAGGTGCTGGGCCCGGCGGCCTCCGCGGTCTGGTCCTACCTGATGTCGGAGGGCGCGCGCTGCCTGCCGGGCGTCGCCCAGAGCGGTCTCGTGCTGGCCGGAGCCAAGGCGTGA
- a CDS encoding NAD(P)/FAD-dependent oxidoreductase, whose amino-acid sequence MSAGVVVAGAGQAGFQLAASLREGGFRDPITLVGDEAALPYQRPPLSKAYLAGKTDREGLFLRPPGFFAEHAIAHRPGLRAVAIDRDARRLRLSDGTDLPYDHLVLATGARNRPLPVPGAELAGVRQLRGLADADALKEEVAAARAIAVVGAGFIGLEFAAVAAARGLPVTVIEAAERPMARAVSSEMGELFRRAHAAMGVRFAFGAGVTAIVGRDGRAAGVALADGSERAADLILVGIGVLPNRELAAEAGLPAEDGVRVDAFLATPDPAISAIGDCARFPIPFARGLTPDGTVRIESVQNAIDQGRCLAARLTGKPAPYGALPWFWSDQGPHKLQIAGLSGPGDASVVRGAGDAVSVFRFRDGRLSAVESVDRAGDHMIARRLLAAGTPLTPDQAADPDFDLKGLALRRA is encoded by the coding sequence GTGAGCGCCGGCGTCGTCGTGGCCGGCGCCGGGCAGGCCGGGTTCCAGCTCGCCGCGTCCCTGCGGGAGGGCGGGTTCCGGGACCCGATCACCCTGGTGGGCGACGAGGCCGCCCTGCCCTACCAGCGGCCGCCCCTCTCGAAGGCCTACCTCGCCGGCAAGACCGACCGGGAGGGCCTGTTCCTGCGCCCGCCCGGCTTCTTCGCCGAGCACGCCATCGCGCACCGCCCGGGGCTCCGCGCCGTCGCGATCGACCGGGACGCGCGCCGCCTGCGGCTCTCGGACGGCACCGACCTCCCCTACGACCACCTCGTGCTCGCCACCGGCGCGCGCAACCGCCCCCTGCCGGTGCCGGGCGCCGAACTCGCGGGCGTGCGCCAGCTGCGCGGCCTCGCGGATGCCGACGCCCTCAAGGAGGAGGTCGCCGCGGCCCGGGCCATCGCGGTCGTCGGGGCCGGCTTCATCGGGCTCGAATTCGCCGCCGTCGCGGCCGCGCGCGGCCTCCCGGTGACGGTGATCGAGGCGGCCGAGCGGCCCATGGCCCGGGCGGTCTCGTCCGAGATGGGCGAACTCTTCCGCCGCGCCCACGCCGCGATGGGCGTGCGCTTCGCCTTCGGGGCCGGCGTCACGGCGATCGTCGGACGGGACGGCCGCGCCGCCGGCGTCGCCCTGGCGGACGGTAGCGAACGCGCGGCCGACCTGATCCTCGTGGGGATCGGCGTCCTGCCGAATCGGGAGCTCGCCGCGGAGGCCGGCCTCCCGGCCGAGGACGGCGTGCGGGTCGACGCGTTCCTGGCGACGCCGGACCCGGCGATCTCGGCGATCGGCGACTGCGCCCGCTTCCCCATCCCCTTCGCCCGCGGGCTGACGCCGGATGGGACGGTGCGGATCGAGTCCGTGCAGAACGCCATCGACCAGGGCCGCTGCCTCGCGGCCCGCCTCACCGGCAAGCCCGCGCCCTACGGCGCGCTGCCGTGGTTCTGGAGCGACCAGGGTCCGCACAAGCTGCAGATCGCCGGCCTGTCGGGACCCGGCGATGCCAGCGTCGTCCGCGGGGCCGGCGACGCCGTCTCGGTCTTCCGCTTCCGCGACGGGCGCCTGAGCGCGGTGGAATCCGTCGACCGCGCGGGCGACCACATGATCGCGCGCCGCCTGCTCGCGGCCGGGACGCCGCTGACGCCCGACCAGGCGGCCGATCCGGACTTCGACCTGAAGGGGCTCGCTCTGCGGCGGGCCTGA
- a CDS encoding MFS transporter has protein sequence MTDSTEPALPSSAAVAAPPATSIPRLILVLACAGFGSTFALRSVEPLVGVLARDLASDAHTVALLSTAFALPYAFIQPVLGPIGDALGKERVMSTCLAVLAVALTLCSVAPDIGSLFGLRMLAGAAAGGCIPLSLALLGDRVPMESRQVAIGRFLVAVILGQLSGSTFAGLIEAAIGWRGVFAVTAAVAALACAATVLGFDRAGRAPARRPAFGEAVTRYRTILRNPRARVLFSAVFIEAIAIFGVFPHLAPLIEARGEGGPREAGLVLAGFAVGGLLYSALVGLLVRLLGLPRMLIGGGLICGASLTVVGLAGSWQVDCAALTAMGLGFYMLHNTYQTQVTEVAPKARASAVALHAFSFFCGQALGVAVIGQALLRFGQLGALLGCAVTILALGIATAIALRQKPAPVAFPG, from the coding sequence ATGACCGACAGCACAGAGCCGGCTCTCCCGTCCAGCGCGGCCGTCGCCGCGCCGCCGGCCACGTCGATCCCGCGCCTGATCCTCGTGCTGGCCTGCGCGGGCTTCGGCAGCACCTTCGCGCTCCGCTCGGTCGAGCCCCTGGTCGGCGTGCTCGCCCGGGATCTCGCGAGCGACGCCCACACGGTGGCGCTCCTCTCCACCGCCTTCGCGCTGCCCTACGCGTTCATCCAGCCGGTGCTCGGCCCGATCGGCGACGCGCTCGGCAAGGAGCGGGTGATGAGCACCTGCCTCGCGGTGCTCGCCGTCGCGCTGACCCTGTGCAGCGTCGCGCCGGATATCGGCAGCCTGTTCGGCCTGCGCATGCTGGCGGGGGCGGCCGCGGGCGGCTGCATCCCGCTCTCGCTGGCCCTCCTGGGTGACCGCGTGCCGATGGAGAGCCGCCAAGTGGCGATCGGGCGCTTCCTCGTGGCGGTGATCCTCGGCCAGCTCTCGGGCTCGACCTTCGCGGGCCTGATCGAGGCGGCGATCGGCTGGCGCGGCGTCTTCGCGGTGACCGCCGCGGTGGCGGCCCTGGCCTGCGCGGCGACCGTCCTCGGCTTCGACCGGGCCGGCCGGGCCCCGGCCCGCCGCCCCGCCTTCGGCGAGGCGGTGACGCGCTACCGGACGATCCTGCGCAATCCCCGGGCGCGGGTGCTGTTCTCGGCGGTGTTCATCGAGGCGATCGCGATCTTCGGCGTGTTCCCGCATCTCGCCCCGCTGATCGAGGCGCGGGGGGAGGGCGGCCCGCGCGAGGCCGGTTTGGTGCTGGCGGGGTTCGCGGTCGGCGGCCTGCTCTACTCGGCCCTCGTCGGGCTGCTGGTGCGGCTGCTCGGCCTGCCGCGGATGCTGATCGGGGGCGGGCTGATCTGCGGCGCGTCGCTCACGGTGGTCGGGCTCGCGGGCTCCTGGCAGGTCGACTGCGCCGCGCTCACCGCCATGGGCCTCGGCTTCTACATGCTGCACAACACCTACCAGACGCAGGTCACCGAGGTCGCCCCCAAGGCCCGCGCCTCCGCGGTGGCGCTCCACGCCTTCTCGTTCTTCTGCGGGCAGGCGCTCGGCGTCGCGGTGATCGGGCAGGCGCTGCTCCGGTTCGGCCAGCTCGGGGCGCTCCTCGGATGCGCCGTCACCATCCTGGCGCTCGGGATCGCGACGGCCATCGCCCTGCGGCAGAAGCCGGCGCCGGTGGCGTTCCCGGGCTGA
- a CDS encoding amino acid ABC transporter substrate-binding protein encodes MRLLAPLVAALLLGAPAGAARAAELTGTLKKIHDSNRLVLGVRDTATPFSYLDEDQKVVGFAVDICLKIADAVKRELKMPGLEVGMEFVNSSSRIPLMTNNTIDLECGTTTNNAERKKQVDFTNTHFLTATRFVSRKDQHIAGLDDLRGKTVSSVAGSTNILMLIKANNERRLGITVIAAKDVPEGFLMVETGRAVAFVMDDVQLSVVAAQSKEPAAYAVSDVTLSNPEPYGIMLRKDDPAFKAVVDRATADLYRSPEITVLYDRWFLKPVPPRGLNYNVPLSSALRWAFAHPTDNSDPAFYAH; translated from the coding sequence ATGCGTCTGCTCGCCCCCCTTGTCGCCGCGCTTCTCCTCGGTGCCCCCGCGGGGGCCGCACGCGCCGCCGAGCTCACCGGCACGCTCAAGAAGATCCACGACAGCAACAGGCTGGTCCTCGGCGTGCGCGACACCGCAACGCCGTTCAGCTACCTGGACGAGGACCAGAAGGTCGTCGGCTTCGCGGTCGACATCTGCCTGAAGATCGCCGACGCGGTGAAGCGCGAACTGAAGATGCCGGGCCTCGAGGTCGGGATGGAGTTCGTCAACTCCTCCTCCCGCATCCCGCTGATGACCAACAACACGATCGATCTCGAATGCGGGACGACCACCAACAACGCCGAGCGCAAGAAGCAGGTCGACTTCACCAACACCCATTTCCTGACGGCGACCCGCTTCGTGTCCCGGAAGGACCAGCACATCGCCGGCCTGGACGACCTGCGCGGCAAGACGGTCTCGTCGGTGGCCGGCTCGACCAACATCCTGATGCTGATCAAGGCCAACAACGAGCGCAGGCTCGGCATCACGGTGATCGCCGCCAAGGACGTTCCGGAGGGGTTCCTCATGGTCGAGACCGGCCGGGCAGTGGCCTTCGTCATGGACGACGTGCAGCTCAGCGTGGTCGCGGCCCAGTCCAAGGAGCCCGCCGCCTACGCGGTCAGCGACGTGACCCTGTCCAACCCGGAGCCCTACGGGATCATGCTGCGCAAGGACGACCCGGCCTTCAAGGCGGTGGTCGACCGGGCGACCGCCGATCTCTACCGGAGCCCCGAGATCACGGTGCTCTACGACCGCTGGTTCCTGAAGCCCGTGCCGCCGCGCGGCCTCAACTACAACGTGCCGCTGTCGTCGGCCCTGCGCTGGGCCTTCGCGCACCCGACCGACAATTCGGATCCCGCGTTCTACGCGCACTGA
- a CDS encoding glutathione S-transferase family protein — MPDIELYHSPNTRSSGVRVLLEELGAPYRLHALNMRAGEHLQDAYRAVNPMAKVPAIRHGDALVTEQAAIYLYLADLFPEAGLAPAPTEPDRATYLRWMVFYGSCFEPAVIDRHLQREPGPRAMSAYADYDSVIARVKEALTPGPYLLGARFSAADVLWGGALGWTTGFGLVAPDPALTAYVERIRSRPASRKVAAADAQLAEAHQAAASA, encoded by the coding sequence ATGCCTGACATCGAGCTCTACCATTCGCCCAATACCCGCTCGTCGGGCGTGCGCGTGCTGCTCGAGGAACTCGGGGCCCCGTACCGGCTGCACGCGCTCAACATGCGCGCCGGCGAGCACCTCCAGGACGCCTATCGCGCCGTCAACCCGATGGCGAAGGTCCCGGCGATCCGCCACGGCGACGCCCTGGTGACCGAGCAGGCGGCCATCTACCTCTACCTCGCCGACCTGTTCCCCGAGGCGGGGCTCGCCCCGGCGCCGACCGAGCCCGACCGGGCCACCTACCTGCGCTGGATGGTGTTCTACGGCTCCTGCTTCGAGCCCGCGGTGATCGACCGGCACCTGCAGCGGGAGCCGGGCCCGCGCGCCATGTCGGCCTACGCCGATTACGACAGCGTCATCGCCCGGGTGAAGGAGGCCCTGACGCCCGGCCCGTACCTGCTCGGCGCGCGCTTCAGCGCCGCCGACGTGCTGTGGGGCGGCGCCCTCGGCTGGACGACGGGCTTCGGCCTGGTCGCGCCCGATCCGGCGCTGACCGCCTACGTGGAGCGCATCCGGTCCCGCCCGGCCTCCCGGAAGGTCGCGGCCGCGGACGCGCAGCTCGCCGAGGCGCACCAGGCGGCCGCGTCCGCCTGA
- a CDS encoding response regulator has translation MAKILLVEDHEEIWDFLSRRLKRRGYEVILAHDGEAGVRQARSGQPDVILLDMNLPVLDGWSVARTLKSGTDTRAIPIIALTAHAMSGDRDKAIQAGCDDYHPKPVDFSKLLSQISAALGETAQAS, from the coding sequence ATGGCGAAGATTCTGCTGGTCGAGGACCACGAAGAGATCTGGGATTTCCTCTCGCGCCGCCTCAAGCGGCGCGGCTACGAGGTGATCCTCGCGCACGACGGCGAGGCCGGCGTCCGCCAGGCCCGCTCGGGCCAGCCCGACGTGATCCTCCTCGACATGAACCTGCCGGTCCTCGACGGCTGGTCGGTCGCCCGGACGCTGAAATCCGGCACCGACACCCGGGCGATCCCGATCATCGCGCTCACGGCCCACGCCATGTCGGGCGACCGCGACAAGGCGATCCAGGCGGGCTGCGACGACTACCATCCGAAGCCCGTCGATTTCTCGAAGCTGCTCAGCCAGATCAGCGCCGCCCTCGGCGAGACCGCGCAGGCGAGCTGA
- a CDS encoding AI-2E family transporter has protein sequence MSEDPVTAQRLRQGLPVFVALASILLVVATMAALYLGREILVPVTLAILLSFVLVPAVRMLRRLRVPRAPAVLLVVVIVFGALFGIGSLIASEASQLASDLPRYTQVMRTKIKDLRGATAGTGTLSRIVDMVQDLSATLQPPPAAEVRGEPGSRTHPLTVELTPARASVVDTLQTFAGPILHPLATTGLILIFTIFILLQREDLRNRAIRLAGGSGDLRRTTAAIDDATSRLSRFFLAQLALNIAFGLVIGLGLWVIGVPSPTLFGVLAAILRFVPYIGAAISALLPLILAAAVDPGWSMVIATAALFLVVEPICGHVIEPLLYGHSTGLSPVAVILAATIWTFLWGPIGLVLATPLTVCLVVLGRHVERLWYLDVLLGDQPALSPPEIFYQRMLAGDPVEAIDQGWQFLKERALVTYYDEVALAGLLLAQEDLSRGTLDRARQEEVGAAIRTVVDRLGTAPVGRRTRRGSGRGPDTETAAALAAVGPDRQVAGIVLEREDLAPNWRGDTPVLCVSSRGPFDEAATLMLSQILARHGLASQILSMAAIRAGERPENPEGLALICFSYLEPVSLSQIRFTVRQARAAVPGVRILVGFWRERDPATLERLRRATSADFLVTSLNEALSAVQGACREPAPPRLVPAPVGAPSEAARPAAA, from the coding sequence GTGAGCGAGGATCCCGTCACTGCCCAGCGCCTGCGGCAGGGCCTGCCGGTCTTCGTGGCGCTGGCATCGATCCTCCTCGTGGTCGCCACGATGGCGGCGCTGTATCTGGGGCGCGAGATCCTCGTGCCGGTGACGCTGGCGATCCTCCTGAGCTTCGTCCTCGTGCCGGCGGTGCGGATGCTGCGGCGGCTGCGCGTCCCCCGCGCGCCCGCGGTCCTGCTGGTGGTGGTGATCGTCTTCGGCGCCCTGTTCGGCATCGGCAGCCTGATCGCCAGCGAGGCGTCCCAGCTCGCCTCCGACCTGCCGCGCTACACCCAGGTGATGCGCACGAAGATCAAGGATCTGCGCGGGGCGACGGCCGGGACCGGCACGCTGTCGCGGATCGTCGACATGGTGCAGGACCTCAGCGCCACCCTGCAGCCGCCGCCGGCCGCGGAGGTCCGCGGCGAGCCGGGGTCGCGCACGCATCCCCTCACGGTCGAGCTCACCCCCGCCCGCGCCAGCGTCGTCGACACGCTTCAGACCTTCGCGGGCCCGATCCTGCACCCGCTGGCCACGACGGGCCTGATCCTGATCTTCACGATCTTCATCCTGCTCCAGCGCGAGGACCTGCGGAACCGGGCGATCCGGCTCGCCGGCGGCTCGGGCGATCTGCGGCGCACGACGGCGGCGATCGACGACGCCACGAGCCGGCTGAGTCGCTTCTTCCTGGCCCAGCTCGCCCTCAACATCGCGTTCGGCCTCGTCATCGGCCTCGGGCTCTGGGTGATCGGCGTCCCGAGCCCGACCCTGTTCGGCGTCCTCGCGGCGATCCTGCGCTTCGTGCCCTATATCGGCGCGGCGATCAGCGCCCTGCTGCCGCTGATCCTGGCCGCCGCCGTCGATCCCGGCTGGAGCATGGTCATCGCCACCGCGGCGCTGTTCCTCGTGGTCGAGCCGATCTGCGGCCACGTGATCGAGCCGCTGCTCTACGGGCACTCCACCGGCCTCTCGCCGGTCGCCGTCATCCTGGCGGCGACGATCTGGACGTTCCTGTGGGGGCCGATCGGCCTCGTTCTCGCCACGCCTCTCACCGTCTGCCTGGTGGTGCTCGGCCGGCACGTGGAGCGGCTCTGGTACCTCGACGTGCTGCTCGGCGATCAGCCGGCCCTGTCGCCGCCCGAGATCTTCTACCAGCGCATGCTGGCCGGCGACCCGGTGGAGGCGATCGACCAAGGCTGGCAGTTCCTGAAGGAACGCGCCCTCGTCACCTACTACGACGAGGTCGCGCTCGCGGGCCTGCTGCTGGCGCAAGAGGATCTGTCGCGCGGCACCCTGGACCGCGCGCGGCAGGAGGAGGTCGGCGCGGCGATCCGCACGGTGGTGGACCGCCTCGGCACGGCGCCGGTCGGGCGCCGCACCCGGCGGGGATCCGGCCGCGGCCCCGACACCGAGACTGCGGCGGCGCTGGCCGCCGTCGGGCCCGACCGGCAGGTCGCCGGCATCGTCCTGGAGCGCGAGGACCTCGCGCCGAACTGGCGCGGCGACACGCCGGTCCTGTGCGTGTCGAGCCGCGGTCCGTTCGACGAGGCGGCGACGCTGATGCTGAGTCAGATCCTCGCGCGCCACGGGTTGGCCTCGCAGATCCTGTCCATGGCGGCGATCCGCGCCGGCGAGCGGCCCGAGAATCCGGAAGGCCTCGCGCTGATCTGCTTCTCCTACCTGGAGCCGGTGAGCCTGTCGCAGATCCGGTTCACGGTCCGGCAGGCCCGGGCCGCGGTGCCGGGCGTGCGCATCCTGGTCGGCTTCTGGCGCGAGCGCGATCCGGCGACCCTGGAGCGGCTGCGCCGGGCGACCTCGGCGGACTTCCTGGTGACGTCGCTGAACGAGGCCCTGTCGGCGGTGCAGGGCGCCTGCCGCGAACCCGCGCCGCCCCGGCTCGTCCCGGCGCCGGTGGGCGCGCCCTCCGAGGCGGCGCGGCCGGCCGCGGCATGA
- a CDS encoding hybrid sensor histidine kinase/response regulator, producing the protein MSETPETPPSGPSPPIRDGAPSDITDRKSDIFFAAVETTRMPMIVTDPRQPDNPIIFANRAFLAMTGYTPEELIGRNCRFLQGPDTDRESVAQVRAAIAEKREFATEILNYRKNGSTFWNALFVSPVYNADGELVYYFGSQLDVSRRRDAEEALGQAQKMEALGQLTGGIAHDFNNLLQVIVGYVDILAAGLEKPDADRARLGRATENIRQAAERATTLTQQLLAFARKQRLDGRAVNLNTLIEGMGEMVARSVGESVKVELDLAADLWNCRVDPTQAEVAILNVLINARDAMPEGGTVRISTENSEIAARGRELGPLRDGRYVSIAIRDSGTGIPPAVLARVMDPFFTTKEEGKGTGLGLSMVYGFAKQSGGAAQIESAVGAGTTVRLSFPATDGDVNAPAKVSLRAVDRQGTETILIVDDREDVAELARTILRDFGYTTLVASNAREALEILDSSGKVDLLFTDLIMPGGMNGVLLAREARRRQPRLKVLLATGYAEASLERTDIGGSEFDLLNKPYRRTELVRRVRAILDGPTGVG; encoded by the coding sequence ATGTCTGAGACGCCAGAAACCCCGCCCTCCGGGCCGAGTCCCCCGATCCGGGACGGTGCCCCGAGCGACATCACCGACCGCAAGAGCGACATCTTCTTCGCGGCCGTCGAGACGACGCGGATGCCGATGATCGTCACCGATCCGCGCCAGCCCGACAACCCGATCATCTTCGCCAACCGGGCGTTCCTGGCGATGACCGGCTACACCCCGGAAGAGCTGATCGGGCGGAATTGCCGCTTCCTCCAGGGTCCCGACACCGATCGCGAGAGCGTCGCGCAGGTCCGCGCGGCGATCGCCGAGAAGCGCGAGTTCGCCACCGAGATCCTGAACTACCGCAAGAACGGCTCGACCTTCTGGAACGCCCTGTTCGTCTCGCCGGTCTACAATGCCGACGGCGAGCTCGTGTACTATTTCGGCTCGCAGCTCGACGTCTCGCGCCGCCGCGACGCCGAGGAGGCGCTGGGCCAGGCCCAGAAGATGGAGGCGCTCGGCCAGCTCACCGGCGGCATCGCGCACGATTTCAACAACCTGCTGCAGGTGATCGTCGGCTACGTCGACATCCTGGCGGCCGGCTTGGAGAAGCCCGACGCCGACCGCGCGCGGCTCGGCCGGGCCACCGAGAACATCCGGCAGGCCGCCGAGCGCGCGACGACGCTGACGCAGCAATTGCTGGCCTTCGCCCGCAAGCAGCGGCTGGACGGCCGCGCGGTCAATCTCAACACCCTGATTGAGGGGATGGGCGAGATGGTCGCCCGCTCGGTGGGCGAGTCCGTGAAGGTCGAACTCGACCTCGCGGCGGATCTCTGGAACTGCCGGGTCGACCCGACCCAGGCGGAGGTCGCGATCCTGAACGTGCTGATCAACGCCCGCGACGCGATGCCGGAGGGCGGCACTGTCCGGATCTCCACGGAGAACAGCGAGATCGCCGCGCGCGGCCGGGAACTGGGGCCGCTGCGCGACGGCCGCTACGTCAGCATCGCCATCCGCGACAGCGGCACCGGCATCCCGCCGGCGGTGCTCGCCCGGGTGATGGACCCCTTCTTCACCACCAAGGAAGAGGGCAAGGGCACGGGCCTCGGCCTGTCGATGGTCTACGGCTTCGCCAAGCAGTCGGGCGGCGCCGCGCAGATCGAGTCGGCGGTGGGCGCCGGCACGACGGTGCGCCTGTCGTTCCCCGCGACCGACGGCGACGTCAATGCCCCCGCGAAGGTCTCCCTGCGGGCCGTGGACCGCCAGGGCACCGAGACGATCCTGATCGTCGACGACCGCGAGGACGTGGCCGAGCTCGCCCGCACCATCCTGCGGGACTTCGGCTACACGACGCTGGTGGCGAGCAATGCCCGCGAGGCCCTCGAGATCCTGGATTCGAGCGGGAAGGTCGATCTGCTCTTCACCGACCTGATCATGCCGGGGGGCATGAACGGGGTATTGCTGGCCCGCGAGGCCCGGCGGCGCCAGCCCCGGCTCAAGGTCCTGCTCGCCACGGGCTACGCGGAGGCGAGCCTGGAGCGAACCGATATCGGCGGCTCGGAGTTTGATCTCCTGAACAAGCCCTACCGGCGCACGGAGCTGGTCCGCCGCGTGCGCGCGATCCTCGACGGTCCGACCGGGGTGGGCTGA
- a CDS encoding plasmid stabilization protein, with protein sequence MSQGDKSKYTDKQKRKAEHIADSYESRGVPEKEAEARAWATVNKDDGGGKKPGGSGRGKATGHPAAHRGGASGGKAAAGRTAAERSASAKKAAATRKANAAARA encoded by the coding sequence ATGTCCCAGGGCGACAAGTCGAAATACACCGACAAGCAGAAGCGCAAGGCCGAGCACATCGCCGACTCGTACGAGTCCCGCGGTGTGCCCGAGAAGGAGGCGGAGGCCCGGGCCTGGGCCACCGTCAACAAGGACGATGGCGGGGGCAAGAAGCCGGGCGGATCGGGCCGCGGCAAGGCCACGGGCCACCCGGCCGCCCACAGGGGCGGCGCGTCCGGCGGCAAGGCCGCGGCCGGGCGGACCGCCGCGGAGCGCTCCGCGTCCGCCAAGAAGGCCGCCGCGACCCGCAAGGCCAACGCCGCCGCGCGGGCGTGA